A single window of Synechococcus sp. CBW1004 DNA harbors:
- a CDS encoding nucleotidyltransferase family protein, whose protein sequence is MPLSLATVLCAQGPLEAENAWRAWRAGVVLDALPWSEIQLLPLLPQTQLEAWLGDDPAAGRLLGLVRRAWSEAQLQLHQLRGIVGELQAAGVGPVMIAGEAALHSRLSEAGRIRPIGELQLLLPRQQLDAADQRLRQLHWRPATPGPPAKALNWVDQWHWSRPGQSLRLLWRPTRVVPWRAREYEQELWSRPEPLLPSPHLMLARLAEEARCQGPIPWQVDAALLPLSDAEWAAAARLAARYAPVAFARLQAQRGHGAEPGALRRSRIEHALHRRMVLWRARLLNVLRRPLA, encoded by the coding sequence ATGCCCCTGAGCCTTGCGACCGTGCTGTGCGCCCAGGGCCCCCTCGAGGCGGAGAATGCCTGGCGCGCCTGGCGGGCGGGGGTGGTGCTGGATGCCCTCCCGTGGAGTGAGATCCAGCTGCTGCCGCTCCTGCCACAGACGCAGCTGGAAGCGTGGTTGGGCGACGACCCGGCCGCTGGCCGCCTGCTTGGGCTGGTGCGCCGGGCCTGGAGTGAAGCCCAGCTGCAGCTCCATCAGTTGCGGGGCATCGTGGGAGAGCTCCAGGCCGCAGGAGTCGGGCCTGTGATGATCGCGGGGGAGGCCGCGCTCCACAGCCGCCTGTCAGAAGCCGGCAGGATCCGGCCGATCGGAGAGCTGCAACTGCTGCTGCCTCGCCAGCAGCTCGACGCCGCCGACCAGCGGCTGCGGCAATTGCACTGGCGGCCTGCAACGCCGGGACCGCCTGCGAAGGCACTGAACTGGGTGGATCAGTGGCACTGGAGCAGACCGGGCCAGTCCCTGCGCCTGCTGTGGCGCCCCACACGGGTTGTCCCCTGGCGGGCCAGGGAGTACGAGCAGGAGCTCTGGAGCCGGCCGGAACCGCTGCTGCCTTCCCCACACCTGATGCTCGCGCGTCTCGCCGAGGAAGCGCGCTGCCAGGGGCCCATCCCCTGGCAGGTGGATGCGGCGCTGCTTCCCCTGAGCGACGCGGAATGGGCCGCTGCAGCCCGGCTCGCCGCCCGCTATGCCCCTGTCGCCTTCGCCCGCCTCCAGGCCCAGCGCGGGCACGGTGCCGAACCTGGCGCGCTTCGACGCTCCCGGATCGAACACGCCCTGCACCGGCGGATGGTCCTGTGGCGCGCCCGCCTGCTCAACGTCCTTCGCCGGCCGCTCGCATGA